The following DNA comes from Sander lucioperca isolate FBNREF2018 chromosome 2, SLUC_FBN_1.2, whole genome shotgun sequence.
aagtgagactaccaCTACTGCAGCTTCCATGTCGACTTCAAAAGTCTTTGGCAGGCAGATACGTCACTCGCTAGTGACGGTTAGAGCAAAAACAATAAACGTGTTGCTTCATTGTATTTAGGGCTGTgcattggcaagaatctggcgatgcGATACGTATCATGATACATGGGttacgattcaatatattgcaatatatttcgatactgtgcatTAAGGCgctatattgggatttttttttaagtgtaattttagaaaaactaatatttaaaaaaagacatgatgtgcataaaagtcaaaagaagtttactttaggtaaacaattcagtacacagaaaatcaaagtgCCAGTATGGGATTGTGgctcacaggttcttagtgagcaaatttTTATATGCtgaagtaggccaaagttcagccatagctacattgttagcttctagcaaaaagtcaggcactgttaggcactgttaggcaaggacactagtggtgcgtctcagcatagccatctagcggtagtgggtttaaacacaacattaacgtgaaccactgtcttacatgaatatttttgaacgtaaactaaaaaaataaatgaaattaaaaaaaataaataaataaaacaatattgcattttttcttacacccctaattGTATTGTCTCGTCTCCCTCCCTGCTCAGGCTCAGCACTTCAAGCAGACGTCTCATAAAGTGGCTCGCACCTACTGGTGGAAGAACGTAAAGATGATCGTGGTCATCGTGGTGGTCGTCCTCATCATCGTGCTCATCATCATCCTGCTGGCCACCGGAGTCATCCCTGTCAGTGCCTCTGCGCCTCCTGTAGTTCCTCCCACCATCAAGCcataagagagagacacacacacacacacacacacacacacacacacaatgtatatACAATCATAAACAAACCCATTCTTATTGCACATTATACAAAGTAATATATAGACTAAAGCAAATAATTGCAGTCTGGTGAAACCTTTATTACTTCTAAGTTAGTTTCCACTGGTTAACGTCATGCTTTTATTAGAATTCAACAACTTCATGCTTCGGTTTAAGGAACTTGATTTGGCACATAAGCCTTTGAGACCCTTAAACACAATTTAAGCTTAGCCATTTGCAAAATTTGtgagaaattaaacaaaagtgTCTAGGAGGTCTAAGGTCTGTCTCTGTTCTCAGAGGATGCTTCATATCACCACGTCAGTTCCTCTTTGTGTATTACCACCCATGGCTTTTTCACCCTGGCAAAGAGGAAGTCACTTTAATTTGCGTAGATGAAAGTAATGAATGTGGATTTCTCCGGTCTCTTTACTAGACATTATGTTTGTCTTGAATGTTCTCACTTAAGTGCACCTTTACAGAAGGCAGGTTGGATAGTTTATAAGCTGAAAAAATGCAGTTTCTAAAAGAAATTGTGTTTTCGCTGTCATTGGACAAACCTACCACACACAAATCTGTAACAGTTTTAGGTCACACTTTATTTAATGAAGGGCTGAATTGTGTATTGGATATGCATGTTACTATTTGTGggcttatttcttttcaaagtgcttaCAGTTTCTTTGTAGTTCGACAATCTAGAATAAGCAATCATCCATAGAaattccttttttaaattagtCTGTTTATTGAATGTGTACACTTAGCACTGCTGTAGTTCTTTCAAATGTACTGTAACTAGCTCCTTATTGGTGTTGAGGGCTCATGTTTGAGTAGAGAATAGTACACAGTCAAAGATTAGGAAACaactagtctcactttgccagatcttcctccacagcgctgcagaggagggtctggcgagtccacacagcattccaggatgggagcaaaacgtgctctggtttattggcatttctttaaaccaatcacaatcgtcttgaacGGTGCTTAGCACT
Coding sequences within:
- the vamp8 gene encoding vesicle-associated membrane protein 8 — encoded protein: MDIDPERGGAAAAEPQDKVKTLRDQVDGVKDIMTQNVDRILARGERLDDLMGKSEDLQAGAQHFKQTSHKVARTYWWKNVKMIVVIVVVVLIIVLIIILLATGVIPVSASAPPVVPPTIKP